ATAATTCGTGTCTTTTTTTATTACCTTTCTTTATTGCTAAAACAGAAAATATTAACAACAAAGCTGTTATTCCATTCATTGTAGCATAAATTGGAGGCAAAAAACGTAATGGTTCTACATCAGGTATTTTAATTCCAAACAGTGCAGCAACCGCTATTGGCACTACTATTGAAACAATAGTTATAAATTTTTTATATTTTTTTTCTTGTATCGTTAAATTACTCATTTAATAATAACTTTATATCTTGTTTTAATTCGGTAATTTGATCTGAAAATGTTTCTTCTTCTAACGCTCTATAATACATAATTGGATTTCCGTGTTCATCGTATCTAGAACGTATATAACCTTCCTTATCCACTAAGGCGAATAAACCTGAGTGATAAAAGCCTCCATGATCTTCACCTCCTACTCCAGCAGGTAACTTAAAACCAGTTTCAGAAAGTTTAAATACTTCCTCTACAGGTTTACCTGTTAACATATGCCAGTTCACGTGAGATATTTTATAATTATCAGCATAATTTTTTAGAACTTCAGGTGTATCCTTATCAGGAGTGATACTAAATGATGCTATTCCAAAATTGGGATTTCCTAAAAACTCATTTTGTATAGTCACCATCTTTCTATTCATGATTGGACAAATAGTTGGGCATGTTGTGAAAAAAAACTCTACTACATAAACCTTTCCCTTATAATCACTATCAGTAATGGTTTTTCCGTTTTGATTTGTAAATTCAAAACTTGGAACCTTTCCAAATTTATGTAGGTCAGCCTTTTGAAAATGCTTTACAATCTTTGGAATAGAATATATTCCAAATAATAAAATAATAAATGAAATTCCTATATAAGAATAGTTACTTTTCTTCATTCGATATACTTTTTATCCTTCTGTCTTCACTTCTATTGTTTTTCTTAAGCGCTAAACTATACTCAGCTAGAACAACTTTCACATCATCGAACATATCATTCTTCAACTCAGCAACAGATTGCATATTATAACCAAAAAGCTTCTTCTTTTTTAATTTCTTTATGGTAGATTCCCCTCTTCTTAAGGCAACTTCTTTGTCTATGATAAAAGCTTTTATGGTGTGGATATTATCGTCTAATTTCTCATTTGTTTGAAAACTTTCGTACAATGCATTTATTTCTTCTTTTGAAGCATATAGAAACTTCCACTTTACCATGTTAGTGTACTTACTTAATTTCTTTTGTAACGCTTCCGTTTGGCTTTTGTACGCTTTATCTACAAATGAAATTAACTGAAAATCTGTGTATCCATAAAATTTCTTATAAATCTTTTCATTCAAATTAAAGATCTCTCCTCTACTATCTGTAGTATCTTTTCCTATGAAGTTTACAACTGTAACCTTTCCTTTAAACTTTAATTTTTTATCAATGTTACTCACATCAATAACATTTTTAGTTACAATAGGAAGTTTACCGAAATTATAAGTTCCCATTTGTAGATATATATAAAACAATAATGGAACTATAAATAGGATAAAAAGAACTAAATGTTTTTTACTAATTTTCATTAAAAGTGTATAGTTTAAAGCAAAAAAAAGGTGGTTAAAACCACCAATTTATATTATTACCATTTAATTAATGGCGCTAATGTATCATATAAATAATCGCCTTCTAAAAGTACTATAAATAATAAGTAACAAATTAAGAAAACTCCTGTCCATACTATAGATCTTCTAAACCATTTTTTCTCTCCTTCTAAGTGCATGAACGCCCAAGCAATATAATAAGCCTTTGCTAAGGTTAATATAATGAATATCCAGTTTAACCAACTTGTACCTGGACCATGTAGGTGTAAAGCGTCTGGTTTTACAATACCTAAACCTACTTCTACTGCAGTGATAATAGATAATATTGCTAATACTATCCAGATTCTTTTATTTGACTCGTGTGTATGACCTGCCATTTTAAATACTTTAAATATTAATTATACTAAGTAGAAGAATGTAAATACGAATACCCAAACTAAATCTACAAAGTGCCAATATAATCCAACTTTTTCTACCATCTCATAATGACCTCTTTTTTCATAAGTTCCTAAAACTACATTAAAGAAGATGATGATGTTGATTACTATTCCTGAGAATACGTGGAAACCGTGGAATCCAGTAATGAAGAAAAAGAAATCTGCAAAAATAGGGTTACCATATTCGTTATCTCTTAAATTTGCTCCTTCTACTACTAATTTCCCCTTAGCTACTTGTTTCAAACTTTCTTCTCTTGAAAGGATAATTTTCTTTTTAGTTGCTAAGTCAATTTTCTCTCCTCTCACTTGTAAAGAAGGATCATTTTTGAATGCTTCTTGTACTTGAGCTACTGAATATTGAGAAATTGTAGCTTCATTAGTGAACCATAATCCATTTTTTCTTGAGTGCTGAACTCTACCGTCAGTTCGATCACTTTGAACAAAATCAGCTAAAGCTATTTGCTCTCCATCTTTAACGAATTGAAGTATATGATTATCTGTAGTTTTTAAAGCTCCGTAAGATCCTTTAATAAATGTTTTCCATTCCCAAGCCTGAGAACCAACAAATATCAAACCAAATACGATAGTAACAAACATGTAAAATGCTACTTTCTTTTGTTTCATTTTATGACCTGCATCTACAGCTAAAACCATTGTTACAGATGAAACGATAAGTATAAAAGTCATAAATGCAACATAATACATTGGGTAATTACCATGGAAAAAAGGAACGTGAGTAAATACTTCATCGGCTATTGGCCAAGAATCTATAAACTTAAAACGTGTTAAACCATAAGCAGCTAAAAACCCAGAAAAGGTTAATGCATCAGACAAGATGAAGAACCACATCATCATTTTACCATAACTAGCGCCAAATGGTCTTGCTCCACCTCCGCTCCAGGTCTCTTTATTATCAGAATTTACAGCGATATTAGCTTCCATAAATATCTTTATCAGTTAAATTTTGTTAAATCGTCCGCCAAAATTACACATTTTTAATCATCTAATGAAATAGAAAAAGAAAAATAGATAAATCCATAAAACATCTACAAAATGCCAAAAGATTCCACCTAGTTCAAAACCAAGCATATCGGCGGAACTGTACTTCTTTTTAAAATGATTATAAATAACAACAATTAGCACTATAATTCCTCCTAAAAGGTGTAAAACGTGCATAAAAGTAATGATCAATAATAATGATACTGAAACTGTACTACCAGGTCCTGTGAAATACAAACCTGAATTTCTTAGTTGTTCAAAACCTATATATTGATACCAAACAAACCCTAACCCTAGTAAAAAAGTTAGACTTAATAATATAAACGATATCTTTAGTTTATCTTGTTTTAAGAATCGATGCGATAAAAACAAAGTAATACTACTTAAAACAATTAAAACAGTACTAACATAAAAAGCTTGAGGTAAATCAAAAGTTACCCAATCATCTCTCTTCATACTTATTATGTACGCACTCGTTAAACCAGCAAAAAACATTACCATACTGATAAGTGAAACCCATAGCATCGGTTTAGCTGATTTTCTTTTCGCTACTCTTAACTCGTTATCAACTTGAGCTCTATTCATTAGTGTAAAAATTTATCAATAACATATATAATAGGCAATACTGTGATGTAAAACACACTTGCCAACATTAACTTTCTTGCATCTAAATTTGACTCTGATTTATACAACTTTATTGCATAAAACAACATCAACAATCCTAATATAGCTACGATAATTGCCGTAATAGGGTATATATATAAACTACCTGTACTCTTTAAAACTGGTGCAATAGAGATTAAAATCATCACTGCAGTATAAAATATCATTTGAACAACAGCTCCTTTATCTTTTTTATCCATAGGAAGCATATGAAGGCCTGCTTTATTGTATTCTTCAAATTGTAGCCAACCAATGGCCCAAAAATGAGGAAACTGCCAGAAAAACTGAATCATAAATAAGAAGCCCGCTTCAATACCAAACTTACCTGTGGCTGCAACCCAACCTAACATAAAAGGAATAGCTCCAGGAATTGCTCCAACGAAAACTGCTAAAGGTGTTACAGCTTTTAAAGGAGTGTAAGCACTTGTGTACAAAAAAATAGATATTGCTCCGAACAATGCACATTTTGGATTAATAGCGTACAATATCACAATACCAGATATCGTAAATAAAGTAGCTATGGTTAATGCAATTGTGGGACTCATTCTTCCAGAAGGCAATGGTCTATCTTTTGTTCTTTGCATTAATTTATCTATATCTTTCTCTATGACTTGATTGAATGCATTTGAGGCACCAACCATCAAAAAACCACCTGTAGCCAACATAAGTATTGTTGTAAATTCTATAGTGTCTGCACCTAATAAATATCCGGCTATTGATGTAAATACAACACTTACTGAAAGCCCTACTTTAGTAAGCTGCTTAAAATCTAAAAAAACTGTTTTCAATATCGACTTATCTTCAACCAAAACTAAACCCACCTTGCTAATTCCAAATTTTTTGCAAAGATATTCTATAATAGTGTAACCACCATGTTTTTTGAGTTTTATTACATTGTAAAAATATTTTATTTAAAAAATTATGTTTTTTGTTTGCAGAATAAAAAAACCATTGTATATTTGCACCCGCAATAACAATTGCACAAGTTCTTAAATTTGCATATCACTTTTGATATTAAAAATTTAATCACCATGCAGAAGTGGTGGAATTGGTAGACACGTTGGACTTAAAATCCAATGGGCCGTAATGCCCGTGCGGGTTCAAGTCCCGCCTTCTGTACTAAACCGTTATTAATCTTACGATTTTTAACGGTTTTTTGTTTACAAAACATTTTTTTCAACTATTCGATCATTCTTTTCTTTTTAAAACTAGACATTTAATCATTTTACTTGAAAAAAGTTATTTTAATTATAGTTTTTCACTTGCAAAATAAAAAAACCATTGTATATTTGCACCCGCAATAACAATTGCACAAGTTCTTATAAAAGGCTAATGCGAAAGTAGCTCAGGGGTAGAGCATCACCTTGCCAAGGTGAGGGTCGCGGGTTCAAATCCCGTCTTTCGCTCTAACTCTTAAAAATACCATGCAGAAGTGGTGGAATTGGTAGACACGTTGGACTTAAAATCCAATGGGCCGTAATGCCCGTGCGGGTTCAAGTCCCGCCTTCTGTACTAAACCGTTATTAATCTTATGATTTTTAACGGTTTTTTTATTTAAAAAATAAAACCTCTATTCTCTCCTCATTTATTATACTTACTTAATTATACAGTCTAAAAGCAAGTTTTAACAGCGATATAACGTTGTATAAAAACACCTTGACTACGAGATTTGTAAGAAAACAAAATGCAAAATTTCGAATACATTTTAATCTTAAGCACTTTAGGCTTCCTCTTTATCAAAAAATTTATTAACACTAAAGCTAAGAAATCTTATTTACTAGGATATTTTTCCCTTATACTATTCATCCATTTAATCATGGAAGGATACAGATGGCAAATGATTCCTACATATGTGCTAATAATTATCTCTGTTTTTGCAATTATTAAACAACATAAAAAGAAGCATCATATTATAGTTCGTATTTTAAAAACAATAGGAATTGTTTTATTAACTGGTATTGGTTTTTTACTTCCTTCTCTCCTACCTATTTTCAAACTACCTAAAACAACAGGGGCTTATAAAGTAGGAACACAAGACCTCTTCTTAAAAACGAATCGTGAAGAAATTATCACTTCAATTACAACAGATAAAAGAGAACTTACAATAAAAGTTTGGTATCCTTCAAATGACAAAAAAGGAACAAAAGACTATTACATTGATAAAGCTGGTAGATATGGCTTCGCAAAAAAATACGGATTACCTAATTCAACATTTAACTATTTGAACAAAATAGAAACAGAAGTTTATAAAAATATTAATGTCGCAGAAGAAAAGTTTCCTGTTCTAATTTTTTCCCATGGATATCATTCAAAAGCGAATGGTTATTATGCTTTACTTTCTGAAATTGCTAGCCATGGTTTTATAATATTTGCTATAAATCACACCTATGAAAGTACTGGCTCACATTTCCCTGATGATTCTATAAAATACTTTAGTTATGAGTTTGCTAATAAAATTGAAAAAGATTCTTGGAACACTATAGAACCATCTATTAAAGCTTTTCAACAAAATATGACTTTTGAAAATCGTCATCCCATAGTTCGAAAAAGTTTGACGTCTTATTTCGTAAAAAATATGATTAAACGCTGGGCTGAAGATATTAACTCTGTTACTGCAAAGTTAAACGAATATAATTCTGAAGGATTTTTTGAAAATAGATTAGATCTTAATAAAATTGGTGTTTTCGGACACTCAAGAGGAGGCGCAGCAGCAGGAGAAGCTTTATTAATTAATAATAAAATAAAAGCAGGAGCTAATTTAGATGGTGTACAGTGGGGACAAATTGTAGATACAACTTTTCAAAAACCTTTTCTCTTTCTTTCTTCAGATTGGCCAGAAAAACACCCAAATTACAACAAACACGCATACGTCAATAAAAGTACCTCTTATTTCTACGAAGCTAAAATTTTACAATCAGGGCACAGCAACTTTATGGACATACCATTTATGATACCATTACAATCAATCAATGAATCTGGAAATATTAATCCAGAACTAGCAATTAATATCAGTAGAAAACTTGTTATTGCATTTTTTAAAAAACATCTTAAAGCAGAAAAAATTGATCTTAATACATTACAATATCCCGAACTAACTTTAGAAGTATTTCAAAACAAAAATCTTACAAAAAATGACCAAAATCAGTAATATTTAAACCATCTATCAAACTTTAAGAAACTTTAACATAAAAACCCAATCTCTTAACCGTTGATTTACAGCACTATAAAAAATACCACAAAAAAAACCATGTTTTTCCTGTATTTATACTTTTTAATTGCTTTATATTTGTAGTGTTCTCAGAGACGTTTGAGAACACTTTTTCTTTTTCATAGCAATTTTCCCACTCAATCTTTGAGTGGGTTTTTTTATTTAAATTAATTATTGTACTTTTTTTTGGAACACTCTTTGTAAAGTTCTTGTAAAAAATCCGTCTACTATTATAAATAACAATTATCATGAAGAAAATCGTTTTTATCCTATCCATATTTTTATCAGCAACTGTAATTGCTCAAACGGCTACATTCAATACATTATTAAATAAACATGTAGACACTAAGGGAAATGTTAATTATAAAGCATTAAAAAAAGATGAAGCTACTTTAGATTCTTATTTAGCATATTTAAACCAAACAACGCCTAGCAGTTCTTGGTCTAAAAACAAGCAAAAAGCTTTTTGGATGAATGCTTATAATGCATATACAATAAAATTAATTTTAGAGAACTACCCATTAAAGAGTATCACTAAAATTAAAAAGAAAGGTAAAAGCGCATGGAAAATACCATTTGCAAAAGTTGGTGGTAAAACATATACTTTAGATCATATAGAACATAATATTTTAAGAAAAAAGTTATTCGATCCAAGAATTCATGTTGGTGTAAATTGTGCTTCTGATTCTTGTCCTAAATTACACAATAAAGCTTTTACAGCTAAAAATGTAGATAGTGAATTAGAAAGCTTAATGAAGCAATTCATAAATGATTCAAAAAGAAATAAATTAAACAAAAAGAAAACAATACACATCTCAGAAATCTTCAACTGGTTTAAAGGAGATTTCACAAAAGAAGGTTCTATTGTAGACTATATTAATAAGTATGCTGATGAAAAAGTAGCTAGCGATGCTAAAATCCATCACTTACCTTACGACTGGAATCTAAACGGAAAATAGTATCTTTAGTTTTCTAAACACATAAGAAATTATCAATGTCTAAAACATATTACGATCCTTCAGACTTAAGAAAGTTTGGAAAAATCACAGAATGGAGCGAAGAACTTGGAAACAAGTTCTTCGACTATTATGGAAAAGTTTTTGAAGAAGGAGCACTTACTGCTCGTGAAAAAAGCTTAATTGCTTTAGCTGTAGCACACACAGAGCAATGTCCTTATTGTATTGATGCTTACACAAAAGACGGATTACAACGAGGCATAACTAAAGAAGAAATGATGGAAGCAATTCATGTTGGAGCTGCTATAAAAAGTGGAGCAACTTTAGTACATGGTGTGCAAATGATGAATAAAGTGAATAAGCTTGAAATGTAATCATGCTATGAATTATTCTAAATTATGAATTGAACTTGATTTCGTTTATAATTTTTAATTCACAATTAAAACTCAATGAAAAAATCACTCTTAGCTAGAAATAATGATTTGGCAAATACTACTCGCCAATTAGAAATATTATCTAACGGAATATTTCAAAATGGTGAATTACCAACATTTGCAGATAAGATAAAGGAGACAAATCAGTTTCCTTTACGTCCAAAAAAGCTAGAAATTTTACAAATAAACTTAGGTTATATGTGTAATCAAGTTTGTGCGCATTGTCATGTTGATGCTGGTCCGGATAGAAAAGAAATTATGACCACAGAAACTATGCAACAATGCTTAGATGTTATTAAAAAAACTGGAGCACACACGTTAGATTTAACTGGTGGAGCGCCAGAAATGAATCCAAATTTCAGATGGTTTGTTGAAGAAGCTTCTAAAGCAGGAATCAAAGATTTTATCGTTCGTTCTAACTTAACAATTATTAGAGCCAATAAAAAATACTACGATTTACCAGAGTTCTTCAAAAAACATAATGTTCATGTTGTTTCTTCTATGCCACACTGGACAAGAGGAAAGACAGACAAACAAAGAGGTGACGGTGTTTTTGACAAGTCTATTAAAGCACTTCAAATGCTAAATGAAGTTGGATATGGAAAAGAAGGTTCTGGACTTCAATTGGATTTAGTTTACAATCCTTCAGGAGCATTTTTACCAGGAGATCAAGCAGCTTTAGAAAGTGATTTCAAAAAAGCATTGCATGAAGATTTTGATATTGTTTTCAACAGCTTATTTGCAATTACAAATTTACCAATCAGTAGATTTTTAGATTATTTAATCGCTTCTGAAAATTATGAAGATTATATGTATGCTTTAGTTGAAGCTTATAATCCAATGGCTGTAGAAAATGTAATGTGTACAAATACTTTATCTATAAGTTGGGATGGTTGGTTATATGATTGTGATTTCAACCAAATGTTAAACCTAAAAGTAGCAAGTAAAGTCAAGCACATTTCTGAATATAACGAAGAATTACTTCAAAACAGAAACATCATTATCAATCAACATTGTTACGGGTGTACTGCTGGAGCAGGAAGTAGCTGTCAAGGAACTGTTGCATAAACCATGAAGACTAAAATTGTATTTTTTCTATCGTTTTTTATTTTTTCATTTACTTTCTCACAAAGTAGTTTAAAACAGTTATTGAAAAAATACAATACTGAGTCTGTTCCATACATTACTGCTGAAGAGTTATCAAAAGAAAAAAGCGATTACATTTTATTAGATGCTCGAGAATCTAAAGAATATGATGTTAGCAGTATTAAAAATGGAATCTTTGTTGGTTATCAAAATTTCGATTTAAAAAGAACTACAGATGTAATTTTAGCGAATAAGAAAGATGCTAAAATAGTAGTATATTGCTCTCTCGGAGTACGCTCTGAAGACATTGCAGAACAGCTTAAGAAAAAAGGATTTACCAATGTATTTAATTTATACGGAGGTATTTTTGAATGGAAAAACAAAGGCTTTACTGTGATTAACACAAATAACAAGCCTACAGAAAAAGTACATGCTTTTGATAAAGAATGGGGAAAATGGTTAAAAAAGGGCATAAAAGTATATGAGTAAAAATTTGCTGATGATTTTTACG
This genomic stretch from Tenacibaculum jejuense harbors:
- a CDS encoding SCO family protein, giving the protein MKKSNYSYIGISFIILLFGIYSIPKIVKHFQKADLHKFGKVPSFEFTNQNGKTITDSDYKGKVYVVEFFFTTCPTICPIMNRKMVTIQNEFLGNPNFGIASFSITPDKDTPEVLKNYADNYKISHVNWHMLTGKPVEEVFKLSETGFKLPAGVGGEDHGGFYHSGLFALVDKEGYIRSRYDEHGNPIMYYRALEEETFSDQITELKQDIKLLLNE
- a CDS encoding thioredoxin domain-containing protein; the protein is MKISKKHLVLFILFIVPLLFYIYLQMGTYNFGKLPIVTKNVIDVSNIDKKLKFKGKVTVVNFIGKDTTDSRGEIFNLNEKIYKKFYGYTDFQLISFVDKAYKSQTEALQKKLSKYTNMVKWKFLYASKEEINALYESFQTNEKLDDNIHTIKAFIIDKEVALRRGESTIKKLKKKKLFGYNMQSVAELKNDMFDDVKVVLAEYSLALKKNNRSEDRRIKSISNEEK
- a CDS encoding cytochrome C oxidase subunit IV family protein — translated: MAGHTHESNKRIWIVLAILSIITAVEVGLGIVKPDALHLHGPGTSWLNWIFIILTLAKAYYIAWAFMHLEGEKKWFRRSIVWTGVFLICYLLFIVLLEGDYLYDTLAPLIKW
- a CDS encoding cytochrome c oxidase subunit 3, which encodes MEANIAVNSDNKETWSGGGARPFGASYGKMMMWFFILSDALTFSGFLAAYGLTRFKFIDSWPIADEVFTHVPFFHGNYPMYYVAFMTFILIVSSVTMVLAVDAGHKMKQKKVAFYMFVTIVFGLIFVGSQAWEWKTFIKGSYGALKTTDNHILQFVKDGEQIALADFVQSDRTDGRVQHSRKNGLWFTNEATISQYSVAQVQEAFKNDPSLQVRGEKIDLATKKKIILSREESLKQVAKGKLVVEGANLRDNEYGNPIFADFFFFITGFHGFHVFSGIVINIIIFFNVVLGTYEKRGHYEMVEKVGLYWHFVDLVWVFVFTFFYLV
- a CDS encoding cytochrome c oxidase subunit 3; translation: MNRAQVDNELRVAKRKSAKPMLWVSLISMVMFFAGLTSAYIISMKRDDWVTFDLPQAFYVSTVLIVLSSITLFLSHRFLKQDKLKISFILLSLTFLLGLGFVWYQYIGFEQLRNSGLYFTGPGSTVSVSLLLIITFMHVLHLLGGIIVLIVVIYNHFKKKYSSADMLGFELGGIFWHFVDVLWIYLFFFFYFIR
- the cyoE gene encoding heme o synthase, coding for MKTVFLDFKQLTKVGLSVSVVFTSIAGYLLGADTIEFTTILMLATGGFLMVGASNAFNQVIEKDIDKLMQRTKDRPLPSGRMSPTIALTIATLFTISGIVILYAINPKCALFGAISIFLYTSAYTPLKAVTPLAVFVGAIPGAIPFMLGWVAATGKFGIEAGFLFMIQFFWQFPHFWAIGWLQFEEYNKAGLHMLPMDKKDKGAVVQMIFYTAVMILISIAPVLKSTGSLYIYPITAIIVAILGLLMLFYAIKLYKSESNLDARKLMLASVFYITVLPIIYVIDKFLH
- a CDS encoding alpha/beta hydrolase — its product is MEGYRWQMIPTYVLIIISVFAIIKQHKKKHHIIVRILKTIGIVLLTGIGFLLPSLLPIFKLPKTTGAYKVGTQDLFLKTNREEIITSITTDKRELTIKVWYPSNDKKGTKDYYIDKAGRYGFAKKYGLPNSTFNYLNKIETEVYKNINVAEEKFPVLIFSHGYHSKANGYYALLSEIASHGFIIFAINHTYESTGSHFPDDSIKYFSYEFANKIEKDSWNTIEPSIKAFQQNMTFENRHPIVRKSLTSYFVKNMIKRWAEDINSVTAKLNEYNSEGFFENRLDLNKIGVFGHSRGGAAAGEALLINNKIKAGANLDGVQWGQIVDTTFQKPFLFLSSDWPEKHPNYNKHAYVNKSTSYFYEAKILQSGHSNFMDIPFMIPLQSINESGNINPELAINISRKLVIAFFKKHLKAEKIDLNTLQYPELTLEVFQNKNLTKNDQNQ
- a CDS encoding DUF547 domain-containing protein, with protein sequence MKKIVFILSIFLSATVIAQTATFNTLLNKHVDTKGNVNYKALKKDEATLDSYLAYLNQTTPSSSWSKNKQKAFWMNAYNAYTIKLILENYPLKSITKIKKKGKSAWKIPFAKVGGKTYTLDHIEHNILRKKLFDPRIHVGVNCASDSCPKLHNKAFTAKNVDSELESLMKQFINDSKRNKLNKKKTIHISEIFNWFKGDFTKEGSIVDYINKYADEKVASDAKIHHLPYDWNLNGK
- a CDS encoding arsenosugar biosynthesis-associated peroxidase-like protein, which produces MSKTYYDPSDLRKFGKITEWSEELGNKFFDYYGKVFEEGALTAREKSLIALAVAHTEQCPYCIDAYTKDGLQRGITKEEMMEAIHVGAAIKSGATLVHGVQMMNKVNKLEM
- the arsS gene encoding arsenosugar biosynthesis radical SAM (seleno)protein ArsS (Some members of this family are selenoproteins.), with amino-acid sequence MKKSLLARNNDLANTTRQLEILSNGIFQNGELPTFADKIKETNQFPLRPKKLEILQINLGYMCNQVCAHCHVDAGPDRKEIMTTETMQQCLDVIKKTGAHTLDLTGGAPEMNPNFRWFVEEASKAGIKDFIVRSNLTIIRANKKYYDLPEFFKKHNVHVVSSMPHWTRGKTDKQRGDGVFDKSIKALQMLNEVGYGKEGSGLQLDLVYNPSGAFLPGDQAALESDFKKALHEDFDIVFNSLFAITNLPISRFLDYLIASENYEDYMYALVEAYNPMAVENVMCTNTLSISWDGWLYDCDFNQMLNLKVASKVKHISEYNEELLQNRNIIINQHCYGCTAGAGSSCQGTVA
- a CDS encoding rhodanese-like domain-containing protein, with product MKKYNTESVPYITAEELSKEKSDYILLDARESKEYDVSSIKNGIFVGYQNFDLKRTTDVILANKKDAKIVVYCSLGVRSEDIAEQLKKKGFTNVFNLYGGIFEWKNKGFTVINTNNKPTEKVHAFDKEWGKWLKKGIKVYE